Genomic DNA from Dehalogenimonas lykanthroporepellens BL-DC-9:
GGGACGATGCTGACGGTGGTTTCGGCCACCACGTCGGAAGCGCAACGCTGGATGGCCTGAATGATGACTTCACGGGCCTTCTCGTCAGCTTCTTCCTTGATTTTCTGTTCCCACTGCCGGATGCGACGCGAGGTTTCCTGCTGCATTTCGGCTTCGACCATTTCCAGGAGCTGATCCTTGGCTTCCTGAGTGGTCAGGCCGGCGACGGCCTCCAGTTTCTGCTGTTCCTGGGAGCGGAGCCCTTCCACCTTTTCCAGTTCTTCTTCGATGGACTTCTCGCGGTTGAGGAGGGCGCGTTCCCGCTGGTCCAGGTTATCCAGTTTGCGTTCCAGTGTTTCCACCTTCTGGGTTACGCGATTTTCCTGCTTGGCCAGTTCCGTGCGCCGTTCCCGGAGTTCTCCTTCAGCGGTCTGGCGGAGTTTGTCGGCCTCGTCACGGGCTTCCTGAATGATATTGCGGGCTTCGGAGCGGGACTCGGCGATGGTGTGGGACGCCTTGCGCTGGGCGATTTTCAATTGCCGGGAAATCATGGTGCCCCGGGAGATGAAGATGGCCATGCCGCCGAAAATGGCGCCGATTACAAAACTGAAAAAAATGGCCAGTACGTTGTCAAGACCCATATATAAAACCCCCGATTATATTAAAATTGGCTGCCGGTACTCTGGGGGTAGCCGGCTAATACTAAGGTGTTCAATCTGAAGTGTCAACCGGCTTCAGCGCGCCATCCGCTTCCAGCCGGTTCAGTGTCTGACGAGTCAGTTCCCAGGAAAAGCCCCGCCTTCTCAGAAAATCCGATAACTTGCGCCGTGCTTCTTCCGCCGGCAGGCGGCACAACCGGCCGGCCCGCGCCTCCGCGGCCTTTAGCGCGGCTTCGCTGTCGTCCAGCTCGGCGACCGCCTCAACGGCATCGTCTTCGGCGACCCCTTTCAGCCGCAGTTCCCGCCGAACGAGCATGGCGGAACGAGGACTGTTACGGATTCGATAGTCGCTCCAGTTTCGGGCGAAAGCGGCATCATCCAGCAGGCCGCTGGTTCTCAACCGTTCGACGACATTATCGACGGCATTTTCTTCAAAGCCTTTTCCCGAGAGATACCGGCGGGTTTCGGCCTCGGTGCGGGCGCGCCTGGACAGCCAGCGGAGAGCCGACTGATAACATTGGTTCTCCCGGTTTCGCCCCTCTATTATGGTATCCGTATGAGTTCCGGTTGCCTCGGCCAGCGGCCGGGCGCCGGTGTGCCGTTTCGGCATGATTCCTACCGTCTTAAATCTTAGTCCGTTTCCTCGGGCGGTTGAGCGACGCCGGCATCCTGCCGGATGGCCTGCTCGATGGCGTCGGCGATATCGGGGTTCTGCGACAGGAAAGTCCGGGCCGCCTCCCGACCCTGTCCCAGCCGGGTTTCGTCCCAGGAGAAGAAAGCACCGGCTTTCTTGATGATGCCGGTTTCAACGCCCAGGTCCAGCAGATTGCCCTCGCGGGAAATGCCGGAATCGAACATGATGTCGAACTCGGCCACCCGGAAGGGGGGCGCCACCTTATTCTTGACGACCCTGGCCTTGACGTGGGAGCCGATGGCGATGTTGCCCGATTTAAGCGTTTCCACCCGACGGAGGTCGATGCGCACCGAAGAGTAGAACTTGAGCGCCCGGCCACCCGGGGTTACTTCCGGATTGCCGAACATGATACCTACCTTTTCCCGGAGCTGGTTGATGAAGACGACGGCGGTGCCGGTGTTACCGATGGTGGCCGTCAGCTTGCGCAGGGCCTGACTCATCAGCCGGGCCTGAAGACCGACGTGGGAGTCGCCCATGTCGCCTTCCAGTTCCGCCTTGGGAACCAGAGCCGCCACGCTGTCAACGACCACCAGGTCGGCGCCGCCGGAGCGGACCAGTTTTTCACAGATGTCCAGGGCTTCCTCACCGGCGTCCGGCTGAGCGATGTAAAATTCATCCAGGTCGATGCCGCACAGCTTGGCGTATTTCGGGTCGAAGGCGTGCTCCACATCGATGTAGAACGCCTTGCCTCCCAGTTTCTGACACTGGGCGATGACATGCTGGGCCAGAGTGGTCTTGCCGGAACCCTCCGGACCGTAGATTTCGGTGACGCGCCCGCGCGGCAGGCCGCCGACGCCCAGCGCCAGATCCAGCGCCAGCGAACCGGTGGGGATGACATCTACGGCTACGGTCGAAGCGGCATCCGTCAATTTCATGATGGAGCCCTTGCCGAACTGTTTCTCTATCAGACCGACGGCAATCTCCAGGGCTTTTTCCTTTTCTGCGCTCTGTTTATCCGTACTCATAAAACAAACCGTTCCTTAATATAGTATCGTTGCGCTTCCGCGACTATGGGCATGATAGCACAGGCCGTCATTATACACAAGTGTTCTGGTATAAAATACTTTCCGGCATTCCCCGATGCCGAGAACCGGCGGGGGAAATTAGCAAACAAAATAAGAGTTTGCTAATTAATGATTGTTTTTGCCGTTTTTATGTCCAGTAACGATTGACAAGAAATGCGGTCAGGGAGTATCATCTATTTTCAGTTAGCAGTAATTACCTGGTCTAACTCAGGAGGTTTGAAATGCGTTTGGGACCCATGGAACTGGTCATTATTCTGGTGATCGTTCTGCTCATTTTCGGCGTCGGTAAACTGCCCCAGGTCGGTGAAGCGCTGGGTAAAGGCCTAAAGTCCTTCCAGAAAGCTTCTACCGGTGAGGACGAGGAAAAAGAAGAAGAGAAGAAGGAAGAGCCCAAGGCTGAGGCTCCGGCCGAAGCTCCCAAGGCCAAAGTTGTCGAAGCTGAACCGGAAACCGAGGCCCCTAAGACCGAGACTTCCGAGAAAGCCTGATTTCTGATTTCCACTTCCCGACCGACTCCGGACGGCGGGGTTAGCTGGAGGAAGGTGGCGTATGCGATTCGGCGTTTTTGAAATCATTCTTATAGTGGTGGTCATTCTGCTGATTACCGGCGCGGCTTTCGCCCCCAAGCTGGGCAAGAACCTGGGTAAAGGGGTGAAGCAGTTGCGTCAGGCGGTGGGCGGTGAGGAGAAGGGTGACCAACCCGAGGTGATTACCAGGCTGGAAGACGGTGAGGCCGCCAGGGAAATAAACCGCCGGGCCCATAATCATGGTAAATCCAATTCGGGCTGACAAGCCGAGATTATGGTAAAATCTTATTTGAAACAAGGCGCAAAGGCTTTTAGATGAATTTTTTCGGCATGGGCACCTTCGAGATCGTCACTATTCTCGTGGTCGCCACGCTCATTTTCGGACCCAACAAGATACCGGAGTTCGCCAAGAAAGCCGGGGAGTTCATGCGTGGTTTTCGTAAGGTGACCACGGATATGACTAAGGAGTTCACCAAGGCCATCGACAGTTCTCCGACCAAGACCCCCGGGATCACCGGCAAGACTTCAAACTCAGTGACCGGTAGTAAGAATCTGGATGATTTCCTGAGTAGCAGTAACAAGAAATAAACCTTTGATAAAAAGGAACAATCCTGACGCATGACCACTGAAGAAGAAAGTCGTTTGCCCATAACGCAACACTTCACCGAGATGCGGCAACGCTTTATTCGTGCTCTGGCGGGTGTCGGTGTCGGTACCGGTTTAGCCCTGTTTTTCGGTTTCGATATCATAGAGCTACTCGAAGGCCCTGCTGGCGACATGGCTGAACAGCTGGTCGCCATTGAGATGCTGGAGATGATCAGCCTCTACTTTCGGGTATCATTAACTGCAGGTTTCATTCTGGCGATGCCCTGGGTGCTTTATCAATTATTTGCTTTCCTGATGCCGGCGTTCACTTTGAAGGAAAAAAGGTTTATTTTTACCTTTTTCCCATTCATCGTCATCATGTTCCTGGGCGGTGTGGCCTTTGCTTACTGGGTGGCCATGCCCCCTGCGGTTCAGTTTCTCTTCGGTTTCGGCTCTGAAACCATCCAGGTGATGCCCTGTGTTTCCAATTACATCGACGTTGTTCTGAGGCTGTTGGTCGGCATAGGGCTGGCTTTCGAGTTGCCTATCATTCTGGCCGCGCTGTCGGCGGTGGGCATCGTCACTTCCAAGTGGCTGGCTTCCAAGCGCAAGATATGGTTCGTTCTGGCCTTCATTCTGGCGGCCTTCATCACGCCGACCATGGATCCCATCAACCAGATGATAGTAGCCGGGCCGCTGATTGTGTTATACGAAGTCAGTATCTGGCTGACGAAGGTGGTACGCAAGCGGAAACCGGCGATACAATAACGACCGCCTGACCGGACGGTGACCGTCAAACAGATTTGTCTGCGGTTAATTGCGGGCCTTTAATACTCCCGTCCATCCCGGCTGAGCTGTGTCGGCAGGCCGGGATTTTCGTTGCCGGCAGGGCAACGTTACATTAATAATTTAACAACGGTTCATAATATCAATGTGTGAAGTTGCTGTCATAAGAGCGAAACCGCCGGGCGTGACCCTAACGGAAAGTTGCGGTCGGCTTGTTTAATTACTTCAGGAAACATAAGTCCAGGGCGGTATTCGG
This window encodes:
- a CDS encoding Sec-independent protein translocase, TatC subunit (KEGG: deg:DehalGT_1393 sec-independent protein translocase, TatC subunit~TIGRFAM: Sec-independent protein translocase, TatC subunit~PFAM: Sec-independent periplasmic protein translocase), with amino-acid sequence MTTEEESRLPITQHFTEMRQRFIRALAGVGVGTGLALFFGFDIIELLEGPAGDMAEQLVAIEMLEMISLYFRVSLTAGFILAMPWVLYQLFAFLMPAFTLKEKRFIFTFFPFIVIMFLGGVAFAYWVAMPPAVQFLFGFGSETIQVMPCVSNYIDVVLRLLVGIGLAFELPIILAALSAVGIVTSKWLASKRKIWFVLAFILAAFITPTMDPINQMIVAGPLIVLYEVSIWLTKVVRKRKPAIQ
- a CDS encoding sec-independent translocation protein mttA/Hcf106 (PFAM: sec-independent translocation protein mttA/Hcf106~KEGG: det:DET1601 twin arginine-targeting protein translocase), which codes for MRFGVFEIILIVVVILLITGAAFAPKLGKNLGKGVKQLRQAVGGEEKGDQPEVITRLEDGEAAREINRRAHNHGKSNSG
- a CDS encoding regulatory protein RecX (PFAM: regulatory protein RecX~KEGG: deg:DehalGT_1401 regulatory protein RecX) codes for the protein MPKRHTGARPLAEATGTHTDTIIEGRNRENQCYQSALRWLSRRARTEAETRRYLSGKGFEENAVDNVVERLRTSGLLDDAAFARNWSDYRIRNSPRSAMLVRRELRLKGVAEDDAVEAVAELDDSEAALKAAEARAGRLCRLPAEEARRKLSDFLRRRGFSWELTRQTLNRLEADGALKPVDTSD
- a CDS encoding sec-independent translocation protein mttA/Hcf106 (PFAM: sec-independent translocation protein mttA/Hcf106~KEGG: deg:DehalGT_1394 sec-independent translocation protein MttA/Hcf106), producing MNFFGMGTFEIVTILVVATLIFGPNKIPEFAKKAGEFMRGFRKVTTDMTKEFTKAIDSSPTKTPGITGKTSNSVTGSKNLDDFLSSSNKK
- a CDS encoding recA protein (TIGRFAM: recA protein~PFAM: RecA domain protein~KEGG: deg:DehalGT_1400 RecA protein~SMART: AAA ATPase), translated to MSTDKQSAEKEKALEIAVGLIEKQFGKGSIMKLTDAASTVAVDVIPTGSLALDLALGVGGLPRGRVTEIYGPEGSGKTTLAQHVIAQCQKLGGKAFYIDVEHAFDPKYAKLCGIDLDEFYIAQPDAGEEALDICEKLVRSGGADLVVVDSVAALVPKAELEGDMGDSHVGLQARLMSQALRKLTATIGNTGTAVVFINQLREKVGIMFGNPEVTPGGRALKFYSSVRIDLRRVETLKSGNIAIGSHVKARVVKNKVAPPFRVAEFDIMFDSGISREGNLLDLGVETGIIKKAGAFFSWDETRLGQGREAARTFLSQNPDIADAIEQAIRQDAGVAQPPEETD
- a CDS encoding twin-arginine translocation protein, TatA/E family subunit (KEGG: deg:DehalGT_1396 sec-independent translocation protein MttA/Hcf106~TIGRFAM: twin-arginine translocation protein, TatA/E family subunit~PFAM: sec-independent translocation protein mttA/Hcf106); its protein translation is MRLGPMELVIILVIVLLIFGVGKLPQVGEALGKGLKSFQKASTGEDEEKEEEKKEEPKAEAPAEAPKAKVVEAEPETEAPKTETSEKA